GAGTGGACAGGTCACTTTCTGTGTTCAAGATCCTTGTCAGTGTGTTTTTGACGTTTTCGGTAGTATCTGCTGTTTTCATCTTTTTGGCATCGAGAAATCCGTTCATTTACCTGACATTTGCCGGTGTTGCCGGTGCTTTCCTTTCCATATGGAGCTACTTCAGAGTGAAAAGAGTGCTCCAGGATCTGGTTAACGAATTCGTCATCACTTCCTCTCAGAAGAGGAAGTTGATGGAGAAAAGAAATCAGGTGTTGAAACAATTGAAGGAAGTAACAGGTGTTGAAGATCCCAATGAGCTGGAAGATGCGCTGAAAAAGCGGATGAATTCGAGGATGTTCGAGATCGCTCCTTTTCTCACAAAATATGGGAGTGATCCAGGAAAAGCCCTTGAAAACGTGGAAAATCAGATAAGAGAGCTTCTCATAATGAAAGACTCCCTTACTTCTTCCCTCGCCGAAAAAAGAAGAAATCTGGAGGAACTCATAGAGTACTTAAAGAAGCAGGAAGACGAGTTCGAGAGAGTGTTGAACGAGATCGGTGTGGAAGGTGTTGAAGAGCTTTTGAAACAACTGAAGATGAGAGAGTTACTTCTGGAACTGAAAGATGAGAAGAAAGATCTTCAAAACACGCTGAAGAAACTCGTCGAACAAAGAGAGAACGTTGAATCGATGGAATCGAATCAAAGGATGAGAAAACTCGAAGAAAAGGTGAACAATATCCAGAAAGAGTTAGAAGCTCTGGAAATTCCCTTTCTTGAAGAACCGTACGATCTGACGGAGCAGCTCATAAGAAAGCAACTGGAACTCGATTTGATAGAAAAGGCAATCGAAAATATACCTGCCTTCAAGGGCAGGCTCAGAGAAAAGTACGATGAGTTTGTGATGAGCTACACGAAGGAGTTTTCAACAGAGCTGAGTAGAGTCTACAGAGAATTTTTCGGTGAGTCAATGATCTTCAGCGTTTCTCCTCAGCTGACAGTTGCGATCAACGTCCCACAGGAAAAGCCTGTGGTAAAAGTCCTGAACACATCTGCTCTGAAGATTCTGGCGTTTCATGTGAAGGATTTTGTGGCACGTGTTTTGAAAATGGATCTTCCTCTTGTGATAGATAACACCTTTGTCGATCTGGACGACAACAAAATAGAACTTCTCTGGACGAGACTGAAGGAGATAGCTGAAACAAGACAGGTGATATTGTTCACGAGTGATCGAAGACTTCTCAGGGAGAAGCCCGTCTTCAGCCTCTAACTGCAGATCATCCTCCCTTGGCAGCGATCACATTCCAGCTGAACGGTTACATGGGTGACACCGTGCTCTCTCAATCGTGCTTCGATTTCATCGATAATCCTTTGGGCATCTTTCAATTCCATGTTTTCCACCACTTCCACATGACATTCAAAGTGAATTTCCTTTTCTCCGACTCTCCAGGCATGAAAATGGTGCGCATTCTTCACACCTTCTATTTCTTCTATCTCCCTTTTTATGCTCTCAAAGCTCAGATTCGGGGATGCTTCCATCAAGACCTCCAGAGATTCTCTCAGTAACTCGTACGCTTCTTTGAGCATGTACACCGTGATGCCGGCAGCGATCACAGGATCCAGCCAGTACATCTCCCAGGCCTTCATCAGCACGGCGCCGGCGACAACGAGGATGGAGGACAACGTATCCGCTATGAGATGGAGGTAGGCGGATCGAATGTTCATGCTTTCTCTACTGTGTTCATGGAGGAGAAAAACCGAAAAGAGGTTGGCAGCAAGCCCCACCAGTGAAACGTAGAGAAGAACCGTCGCGTGAACCACGGTAGGGTGCAGCAATCTTCTCACCGACTCCACAACTATCAGTATCGATATTATCACCACGGATATGGAATTCAGAAAGGCCACAATTATTTCGCTTCTCCTGTAACCGAACGTGTACTTCTCGTTTTTCGACCTTTCACCGATCTTTATGGCTATGAAGCTCGCAAGAAGGCTCATAGTGTCGGAGAAGTTGTGGAGGGAGTCCCCCAGAAGGGCAAGACTCCCGGACATAAGTCCTCCTATCACTTCGGCGATGGTGATGAGAGAGTTCAGCCACACGGAAAAGAGGAGTTTCTTTTTCAAACAGAACCCCTCCTCACGCGTACGCTGTAAGATCCAGCAGTCCGTGACCACTCAGTGTGAATACTATCACTCGTTCTTTTCCTTCATCTTTCGCTTTTTTTGCTTCTCTTATCGCCCCTGCTATGGCGTGAGCAGATTCTGGAGCGGGAATTATCCCCTCCAGTCTTGCAAAGAGTTTCGCTGCTTCGAACGCTTCCTTCTGATCGAAAGCTCTGGCTTCCACCAGTCCTTCCTTCACAAGCCTTGCTATTATGGGTGCGGATCCATGATATCTGAGACCACCTGCGTGTATTTTCGGAGGGATGAAGTCCTTTCCAAGTGTGTACATCTTGAGCAAGGGAGTAAGTCCTGCCGTATCGCCGAAATCGTAATCGTACTTTCCCTTGGTCAAGGAGGGGCAGGCAACTGGTTCACAGGCAACGAATCTGATATCCCTTCCCGAAAGTTTTTCTGGTATGAAGGGAAGAATCGTTCCACCGAAGTTGGATCCTCCTCCATGACATCCCAGAATCACATCGGGCTTTTCTCCGAGGAGTTCAAGTTGCTTTTTTATCTCCAGTCCTATCACTGTTTGATGAAGTAGAACATGGTTCAGAACACTTCCGAGTGAATACTTCGTATCCGGGTTCGACACGGTCACTTCAAGCGCTTCACTGATAGCGATGCCCAGACTTCCAGGGTTTTCAGGGTTTTCTTTCAAAAGTCTTCTTCCAAAGTTGGTCTCTTCACTGGGACTTGGTGTTACTTTCCCTCCGAACAGATTCATCATGTACTTCCTCATGGGCTTTTGATGATAACTCACCTTGACCATGAAGACCTTCACTTCCAGTCCGAACTTGGCTCCAGCGTACGAGAGAGCGCTACCCCATTGTCCCGCCCCTGTCTCTGTGACCAATCTTTTCACACCTTCTATTTTGTTGTAATAGGCCTGTGCAATGGCCGTGTTGGGTTTGTGACTACCGGTGGGACTCACACCTTCGTGCTTGTAGTAAATCCTTGCAGGTGTTTGAAGGTACTCTTCCAGAAAAGTGGCCCTGATCAATGGTGTGGGTCTGTAGACCGCGTACTCTTTCAGAACGGCTTCTGGGATTTCAATGAAACGTTTGTCAGACATCTCCTGTTCGATCAAACTCATTGGAAATATCACGGAGAGCTTTTCCGGTGAAACTGGTCCCCTTGTTTCTGGATCCAGAGGTGGATCCAGTTTGAACGGCAGGTCTGCGAGCACATTGTACCAGTGCCTCGGTATTTCACTCGGTTTCAAGTTCACAACAACTCTCATATTCTCCCTCCTTCGATGATATAATCTCCTTTGAGGTGAAAAGAGTGATCAGAGCACACACTGTTCTCGAGAAAGTGAAGAAAGCCATCGTTGAGGCCAACGTGAAGATAAACGAAGAGGTCAGAGAGATCCTCGAGAAGTACGAAGGTCCCTTTTCTGATATAATAAAGGAAAACTACCGCATTTCCAAAGAAGAAAACCTTCCACTCTGTCAGGACACAGGAATGGTGGAGTTCTTTGTTTTACTGGGACACGAGATCAGGTTGGAAGAACCCATCGAACGAACGCTGAACAGAGCGGTCGAAGAGGTCTATACAGAGTACCCTTTCAGATGTTCTGTTGTTTCCGATCCCCTGTTCGATAGGATCAACACAGAGACCAACACTCCCACCGTTGTTCATCTCTTTCAGGTGGAGGGAAAGAGGCTTGAGATCAGATTCCTCGTGAAGGGTGGGGGCAGCGAAAATCTCACGATGTTGCGAATGCTGACCCCAACCTCTGGTTTGGAAAGGATAAAAGAGATTGTGGAGGAACACATCAGAGAAAACGGTGCGAAAGCCTGTCCACCCCTCCACGTTGGAGTTGGAATAGGTGGTTCGGCGGACAAGGCGGTCCTTCTTTCAAAACTTGCTCTCACCAGAAGTTTCGGGGAAAGAAACGAAGATCCAAGGTACGCTGAGCTCGAAAGAGAACTCGAAAACGAACTGAACCTCCTTGGAATAGGATTCCAGGGATTGGGAAAGGGAATAACCGTCTATTCTGTTCATGTAGAACATTTTCCAACCCACATCGCTACCTTGCCCGTTGCCGTCTCGGTGGACTGTTACCTTTGCAGAAAGGGGAAAGTGGTCGTTGAAGGTTGAAGAACTGAAAGCCGGCCAGGAAATACGCTACTCTGGGAAACTCATCGTCATGAGAGATCAGGCCCAGAAGAGACTGAAGGAACTCCTGGAGAAGAGAAAGAAACTGCCTGTGAACCTTGAAGGGCAGATAGTGTTCTACGCGGGACCTGCCAGGACCCCTCAGGGAAAGCCCATGGGTGCCATAGGTCCTACCACGAGCGCCAGAATGGACGACTACCTGGAGATACTTTTTGAACTTGGGGTCATTGCAACGGTGGGAAAGGGAAAAAGATCAAGGAAAGCGAACGAAGCCTGTAAGAAGTGGAAAAGGGTCTACTTTGTAACACCCAGTGGAACGGCCGCGGCCCTTTCGAAGAGAGTGAAAAATGCCAGAGTGCTTGCGTTCGAAGATCTCGGACCCGAAGCTGTTTATGAAATAGAAGTGGAAGGGTTTCCCCTCGTTGTGGCAATAGACAGTGAAGGCAACTCGATCTTCAAGGAGTGAGAAGATGAATCCTCTGGAGATACACAGGATTTTGAGGGGAAAGATAAGGATCTCTCTTCCCGTTGAAAAAACAGATAAGGAAATCCTTTCTCTTCTCTACACCCCAGGAGTTGCTGAAGTTGCAAGAGCCTGTACTGAAAATCCAGAGAACACCTACGTCTACACCTCCAGATGGAACACGGTTGCAGTCGTTTCGGATGGAAGCGCTGTTCTTGGGCTCGGAAACATAGGTCCTTACGGGGCTCTTCCTGTGATGGAGGGCAAGGCGTTTCTTTTCAAAGCCTTTGCGAATCTGGATGCCTTTCCCATTTGTCTTTCCGAAACCAGTGAAGGAAAGATCATCGAAATTGTGAAGAGTCTCGAGCCGAGTTTTGGAGGAATAAACCTCGAAGACATAGCTGCACCGAAGTGTTTCAAAATCCTGGAGCGTCTCTCCGAGGAGATGGACATCCCCGTTTTCCACGACGATCAGCAAGGAACGGCTGTTGTTGTGTCTGCGGCCTTTCTCAACGCGCTGAAGCTCGTGGGAAAAAGGGCAGAAGAAGTGAAGGTAGTCGTGAGCGGGATCGGGGCCGCGGGATACAACATCGTCAGGTTCCTTCTGGATCTTGGTGTGAGAAACATTGTGGCAGTTGACAGAAATGGCATCCTGAACGAAGAAAATCCGGAGACTTGCCTGAATGAGTACCACCTGGAGATCGCACGTCTTACAAATCCCGAGGGGCTGTCCGGTGATCTGGAAGTGGCCCTGGCAGGGGCGGACTTTTTCATAGGTGTCTCGAGGGGAAATATCGTGAAACCGGAGTGGATAAAGAAGATGAACAAAAAACCCGTTGTTTTCGCCCTTGCAAATCCTATTCCTGAAATAAACCCGCTCCTTGCAAAGGAAGCAGGTGCCTTCATTGTCGCAACGGGAAGATCAGACCATCCGAACCAGGTGAACAATCTTCTTGCCTTTCCCGGGATCATGAAGGGAGCGATGGAGAGGAGGTCGAGAATCACGAAAAACATGCTCTTCTCTGCAGTTGAAGCGATTGCAAACTCGTGCGAACCGCATCCAGACAGGATCATTCCAGAGGCGTTCGATGAAAGGGTGCATCAGAACGTTTATCACGCCGTTAAAAACTCATCGTGAGCGTTTCCCCTGCCATCCCAAGATTGCGTAATCCGAGTTGAACGTTCTGAAGGCAAGCCACATCATCGCGAGAGAGAACCCTATCAGGTACACGAGTCCCCATACGATCAATCCGTAGTCCCCGTACAGCACCATCTTCGGTGCCATAATGGGATGGGAAAAGGGAATGGTGAAGATGATCACCTTCAGAACACCCGGAAGGTTAGAGAAATCTTTGATCATGTTCGCTATCATGGGAACAAGGGCAAGAATCGAAATGGGAAAAGTAAAGAACTGACTGCTCCTGTAGTCTTTTGCCATGATTCCAAAGAACATGCACAGTGAAAGCCCGGCCAGTATGGCAAGAAGCAGGCTCAAACCAATCAGAGCAAAATCGATGATGCTGAAGCTTACCACAGTCCTCTGAATCCCCTGTGAGAAGGAGTTCAGATAGCTGTAGAAACCGATCATGTATATTCCTGCAAGAATCAATCCCACAATGGCACTACCGACGATTTTGGCGAGAACGATATACTCTCTTCTTATGGGCATGGTGAGGAGTGTTTCGAGCGTTTTGTTTTCTTTTTCCAGAGCGAGCGAAGAGATGAGGGATGAACCGGACATGATGATGAGTATCATGATCAGGAGTGGAATCGTGATGTTCTGAGAATAAAAGATGTTCACGATCGAGTCTGGAGAGCGATTCTCAAAGAACATGTTTCTCAAGTACGTATGCTGAACGACGGTGAACGGGCTAATCAGGAATCGTGTTTTTTTCTCATCCCTCAAAAGGAACGCTGAGATCCTGGTTTTCAGATTCTCAAGGAGTGAGTAAACCGCCGCAGTTGGGATCGTATCGGAAAGACCGGTCCCTCTCAAATACCACAGTACCTCTATTCGTGTTTGTTTGAAACTTTCCAGATCACTTGAAAATCCTTCCGGTATCAAGAAAATCGCCGAAGCTTTCTTTTCTTCGAGAGTCTTTTTCGCCTCATCCAGATCGTCTCCAGCGTAAACGATCTCTGCTGCTCTGCTCAGTTCCTGAACCACAAATTTTGCAAGCTCACCCCTGTCATGTTCTACAATTGCTATCTTAGGTTTTTTGGTCACTTCCTTGATCGTACCTTCGAACACGTTACCCAGCGAGCCGTAAAGAACTGAAACGATCACAACGAAAACGATGGTCCCCACACTGAGAAGTTCTTTTATTTCTTTCTTTAAGAGTCTACCAAACACCTGACCACCTCCTCGAAGACCTCTTCCACATTCTGTGCTTTGTACCTTTCCTTGAGTTCTTCAACAGTTCCCGTCTCCACGATCTTTCCGTTGTGGATCAACGCTATTCGATCGCAGAGAAACTCTACCTCAAGCATGTTGTGTGAAGAAAGAAGGATGGTAAGTCCTTCTTGAACCGCCAGTTTCAAGATCTTTCTAACTTCTCTCGCGTTCAGCACGTCGAGTCCAGAGGTGGGCTCATCCAGTATGGCTAGACGTGGATTCACCATCAACGCTCTTGCTATGAGGAGTTTCCTGACCATTCCTTTGCTGTAGGTGGAGATCTTATCTTTCACCCTGTCTTCTAATCCTGAGATCTCAACCGCTTTCTCGATCATAGCGTTCATCTCTCTAGAGTTTTTCGCGTAAAAGCCTGCTACGAACCTCAAGTATTCAATTCCTCTCATATTCTTGTAGGCACCTGCTTCTTCGGGAAGGTAACTGATCAACTTTCTGACTTCATGGGGCTCTTTGATCACGTCTTTTCCAAAGATAGAGACTCTTCCCGAGGTGGGTTTTATGAGGGTGGAGAGGATCCTGAGGGTGGTGGTCTTTCCAGCTCCGTTCGGTCCTATGAGTCCGAAGATCTCTCTTTCTTCGATCTCAAAGGAAATACCTTTCAGAATTTCTTTTTTGCCTATGTTTCTTCTGAGATCTTTTACGACAACTACCCCCATGAAACGAATCCCCCTCTATTTCGATATTATCAAACCTCTGTTGTTTACCTTTAACCTCAGTACATCCCTCAGGTAGGGTATACCTTCGACATCTTTCACATCCGTACAGATGGAGGGACCGGATCCACTCACGAACCAGTAACTCGGTTTTTTCGAAACAACTGCCCTCACGAACTCTTTCATCTCTTCGTACTGGTTTATCCTGTACGACTGGTGAAGGCGATCTTCCACGTACTTGAAGGCATCGTCCAGTTTACCGGAGGCGATCTTCGCTAGGAATTGGCAGGAATTTTTGATGTTGAAGACAGCATCTTCGAATGAAACCTCTTTAGGAAGAACTCTCCTCATGTTGTTTGTACAGAGTGAAAAATTGGGTACAAGGAAGGTGAGTTCAAAGTCCAACTCGAACCTTTCGAAATCGAAGACGTCTCCATCCTGATAGCAGACAACGAGTCCTCCCACGAAAGCTGGTACAACGTTGTCTGGGTGTCCTTCGAGCTCTACGGCGAGTTTCATGAGATCCCGCTGCGAGAGGTTCGCTTTCGTTCCCACGTTTGCTATGTAAAGTGCGGAGACGATCACGGCAGCACTGGAACCAAGACCACTGGAAACCGGTATGTTGCAAACCTGCCTTATTTTGACAGGGGGCACTCTGTAACCCGTTTTCTTCTCAAAAAACTCGAAGACTTCAAAGAACAAATCGTAGCTTTCGAGATCCGGGGCGTACTTTCCAGTGCTTTCGATAAAAGTTTTGTCGGTGTCAAAAGAAAAAAATACCTCGTTGAAAAGATCAAGAGCGAGACCAAAGACATCGAATCCTGCTCCCAGATTCGTTGTTGTGGCAGGAACCATTATTTTCATAGATCCAGTACCTCCAGGATCTCATCTATCTTCCCTTCTATTGTCCTTGGAGGCTCCAGCTGTGAGATAACAACGTTCGGATCTTTGAGCCCATTTCCGGTAAGGGTACACACCACAGTTTCTCCACCTTTGAAGAGACCCTGTTCGTGCTTCTTCAGAAGCCCTGCTATCGACGCGGCAGATGCGGGTTCACAGAAGATACCTTCCTTTTGAGCCAGAAGTCTCTGTGCCTTCAGTATTTCATCGTCGCTCACCATGCCGATATCTCCACCTGATTCATCGCGAGCCTGAACTGCCTTTTCCCAGTTGGCGGGATTTCCTATCCTTATGGCGGTGGCGATCGTCTCCGGGTTTTCAATAGGATGCCCCCGGACTATTGGAGCTGCTCCTTCTGCCTGGAATCCCATCATCTTCGGAAGTTTCGAGGAGAGGCCGTGTTGATAGTACTCCTTGTAACCCATCCAGTAAGCGGAGATGTTTCCCGCGTTCCCCACGGGAATGAAATGATAGTCTGGTGCGTCGCCGAGATCATCAACGATCTCGAAAGCAGCCGTCTTCTGTCCTTCGAGTCTGTAAGGGTTGATACTGTTCACAAGTGTGATGGGGTACTTGGAGGTAACCTCCTTCACCAGCTCCAGACACTTGTCGAAGTTGCCTTTCACCTGCAGTACGACGGCACCGTATATCATTGCCTGGGCAAGTTTTCCTAAGGCGATCTTTCCCTCCGGTATCAGAACGATCGCCTTTATCCCTGTTCTTGCGGCGTAGGCGGCAGCTGAAGCAGAGGTGTTGCCCGTTGAAGCACACATGATAGCTTTAGCTCCTTCTTCCAGAGCTTTGGCCACCGCAACGACCATTCCTCTGTCTTTGAAAGATCCCGTTGGATTCGCTCCTTCATACTTCACGTAGACTTTTATTCCGAGTTCCCTGCTCATGTTCACAAGGGGAATGAGAGGAGTGTTCCCCTCGTTCAGTGAGATCATAGGGGTTTTATCAGTCACCGGGAGGAATTTCTTGTACTTTTCGAGCACACCCAATTCTCTCACTCCCTGTCCAGTTCGAATCTGCTGTGGATCGCCTTGACGGCGTCTTCCACGTACCTGCCATCTATGATCACAGAGATCCTGCTGCTTGAAGCACTGATCATATCGATGTTGATGCCCTCGTTGGCGAGTGTTTCGAAAAGAGTAGCGGAGATCTCCGGTGAAGAAGTGAGATTCACACCAACGATGGAAACCTTTGCCAGTTCCTTTTCGATTATAACGTCTTTGGCCTCACTTCTGGTTCTCAAAAGATCGAGATCGAGTTTCTCAAGCTGGGATTCTGGTACGATGAACGCTACCGTGTTGTACTCTCCACTCTTCATTCCCTGTATGATCATGTCTATGTTCACGTCCATCTGAGAGAGAGTCCTCATGATCCTTGCGGCGACCCCTGGTTTGTCGGGAACGTCCTTCAGTACCACCTTCGCCATATCGGCCTCGAACGTGACGGCTCTAACGATCGGGTTTTCCATCTTTGTCCCCTCCCATATGAGAGTGCCCTTCGTTTCCCTGTAGGCGTTCTTTATCAGCACCTTGACTCCGTACTTCCTCGCGAACTCTGCTGCTCTTGCCTGTAGAACCTGTGCTCCATGCCTGGAAAGTTCTATCATCTCTTCCCAGGACAACTCTTTGATAACACGAGCATTCTTCACGATCTTGGGGTCTGCTGTGTAGACCCCATCCACGTCTTTGTAAAGTTCGCACAGATCTGCACCCAGAGAGTACGCAAGTGCGATCGCCGTGAGATCCGATCCACCCCTTCCGAGGGTGGTTATGTCTCCTGTCTCCGTTATACCCTGAAACCCCGCGATGACCGGTATGAAACCCTGTTTCAGATACCTCGAGATGATGTCCGTGTTGATGTCTATTATTCTCGCAGAGCCATACCTTTTGTCAGTGATGATCTTCAATTGATTTCCGGTGAACGATATCGCTTTGTAACCTCTTTTTCTGAGGGCGATACTCATCAGGGCAGCGCTCTGAATCTCTCCCGTTGACAGGAGAAGATCGAGCTCCCTCGGATCGGGATTTTCATCTATTGTCTTTGCAAGGTCTACCAAACGATCCGTGGTATCACCCATTGCAGATAGCACCACGACAGGCTTCACACCGCTCTTTTTTCTTTTGATGACCTTCTCCGCAACCTTCTCCAGCCTTTCCACGCCGGAGATGGCTGCACCACCGAACTTCATTACCACAACCGAGAATTTCTCCGCACCACCGAACACCTTGTACTTTGCCACTCTGAACAGATCTGCTATCACGGCACTGGCCGTGGGATATCCTCCGGCACCCCTTCCCTTCAGAAGAAAGTCACCAGCCAGGTCCGTTGAAACCTCTATAGCGTTGTCTACACCATCGACGTTGAAGAAGGGATCCTCAGGTGTTACCTCCCTCAAGCGTACCTCGTACCTGTTC
This region of Thermotoga sp. genomic DNA includes:
- a CDS encoding aspartate kinase, whose protein sequence is MRVGIAGLGTVGGSIYRILKERGDEIERRVGERFIVSKVINRSPKKYERYNVPKEEIAFDFDDLILNSDVVVEAIGGTDVAVDLVRRALELGRIVVTPNKNLISEYGNEFIDYIKKRRLFFEASVGGGIPIISLLQDYLIFQKVTKIRGIMNGTTNYILTEMSKGRSFDEVLREAQKLGYAEADPTNDIEGYDIAYKVSVLAGVVTGRFPGIHNVKFEGITKLAPEYLNEVLKSGKKLKLIGELDFSSNRYEVRLREVTPEDPFFNVDGVDNAIEVSTDLAGDFLLKGRGAGGYPTASAVIADLFRVAKYKVFGGAEKFSVVVMKFGGAAISGVERLEKVAEKVIKRKKSGVKPVVVLSAMGDTTDRLVDLAKTIDENPDPRELDLLLSTGEIQSAALMSIALRKRGYKAISFTGNQLKIITDKRYGSARIIDINTDIISRYLKQGFIPVIAGFQGITETGDITTLGRGGSDLTAIALAYSLGADLCELYKDVDGVYTADPKIVKNARVIKELSWEEMIELSRHGAQVLQARAAEFARKYGVKVLIKNAYRETKGTLIWEGTKMENPIVRAVTFEADMAKVVLKDVPDKPGVAARIMRTLSQMDVNIDMIIQGMKSGEYNTVAFIVPESQLEKLDLDLLRTRSEAKDVIIEKELAKVSIVGVNLTSSPEISATLFETLANEGINIDMISASSSRISVIIDGRYVEDAVKAIHSRFELDRE